The following are from one region of the Ignavibacteriota bacterium genome:
- a CDS encoding long-chain fatty acid--CoA ligase, whose product MGSLKAFYTIPELYKFLTEDFGPKKGGHAIFRKVDNVYTGITYPELKKETDSFAFGLNALGLKKGDSVALISENRPEWVYADFAMQMLGIVNVPLYPSLTSDSIEYILNDSESKAIIVSTGFQLNKVQKVLKNCKHLKYIIILNDHDDVSVLDNLFTFAQIQEKGKNIRNSSPDLLKKSSAEIKEDDICTIIYTSGTTGEPKGVILTHQNIISNVNAALEIFPITKDDVFLSFLPLCHIFERMAGCYTAFAAGCTIYYAESIEKVAANLQEAKPTLMTSVPRLFERIQSRIIKNVESQSVTKQKIFYWALDLGKQYFAAKKKGSVPFALSTKYKVADKLVFKKIRERTGGRLRFFISGGAALSKELGEFFEAAGIKIVEGYGLTESSPVITANKPDDYKFGTVGKPLPGVEVKIAPDGEILARGPNIMKGYYKKKKETDETIINGWLHTGDIGVFDTEGFLQITDRKKHLFKTSAGKYIAPTPIENIFLASKYIDQFVLIGDKRMFLSALIVPDYEALKEYADAHKISYNNEGDLTNNDQIYKLIEDDMGKLQKKLANYERVRKFALLDKPFTIETGEITPSLKIKRKVVEEKYNYLIEKMYFGGMEKG is encoded by the coding sequence ATGGGATCGTTGAAAGCATTCTACACAATACCTGAACTTTATAAATTCTTAACAGAAGATTTCGGACCTAAAAAAGGTGGTCACGCTATTTTCAGGAAAGTCGATAATGTTTACACAGGAATTACCTATCCCGAACTTAAAAAAGAAACCGATTCTTTTGCGTTTGGGTTGAATGCACTCGGTTTAAAAAAGGGTGACAGTGTAGCACTAATTTCCGAAAATCGTCCTGAATGGGTTTATGCTGATTTTGCAATGCAGATGCTGGGGATAGTTAATGTACCTCTATACCCATCTTTAACTTCAGATTCAATAGAATACATACTCAACGATTCGGAATCAAAAGCGATAATTGTTTCGACTGGATTTCAATTAAATAAAGTTCAAAAGGTTTTAAAGAATTGCAAACATTTGAAATATATTATAATCCTTAATGATCACGATGATGTTTCGGTATTGGATAATCTTTTCACTTTCGCACAAATTCAGGAAAAAGGAAAGAACATCCGGAATAGCAGCCCCGATTTGTTAAAAAAATCTTCGGCTGAAATTAAAGAAGATGATATCTGCACAATCATTTATACTTCCGGAACAACTGGCGAACCAAAAGGAGTAATCCTTACTCATCAAAATATTATTTCGAATGTAAACGCTGCACTTGAGATTTTCCCAATTACGAAAGATGATGTGTTCCTTTCATTCCTTCCTCTTTGTCACATCTTTGAAAGAATGGCTGGTTGTTACACCGCATTCGCAGCAGGATGCACAATTTACTACGCTGAAAGTATTGAAAAGGTTGCTGCAAATCTCCAGGAAGCAAAACCAACTTTGATGACATCCGTTCCAAGATTGTTCGAAAGAATCCAATCACGAATAATTAAGAATGTTGAAAGTCAATCGGTTACAAAACAAAAAATATTTTATTGGGCACTGGATTTAGGCAAACAATATTTCGCCGCCAAAAAGAAAGGCTCAGTCCCATTTGCTCTGTCAACAAAATATAAAGTTGCCGATAAGCTTGTATTCAAAAAAATAAGAGAACGCACAGGTGGAAGATTAAGATTTTTTATTTCAGGTGGTGCTGCTCTTTCAAAAGAGCTGGGAGAATTTTTTGAAGCTGCCGGAATTAAGATTGTTGAAGGTTATGGGCTAACAGAGTCGTCTCCGGTAATTACAGCAAACAAACCTGACGATTATAAATTTGGGACTGTTGGCAAACCATTGCCGGGAGTTGAAGTTAAAATTGCTCCTGATGGTGAAATACTTGCCCGCGGTCCAAACATCATGAAAGGTTATTACAAAAAGAAGAAAGAAACAGACGAAACAATAATCAACGGCTGGTTACACACCGGGGATATCGGTGTATTTGATACAGAAGGATTTTTACAAATCACGGATAGGAAGAAACATCTGTTTAAAACAAGTGCCGGAAAATATATTGCTCCAACTCCTATTGAAAATATTTTTCTTGCAAGTAAATACATTGATCAATTTGTTTTGATCGGAGATAAGAGAATGTTCCTGAGCGCGCTCATTGTTCCTGATTATGAAGCATTAAAAGAATATGCCGATGCACATAAAATTTCTTACAACAATGAGGGTGATCTTACAAACAATGATCAGATTTATAAATTAATTGAAGATGATATGGGCAAGCTGCAAAAAAAACTTGCTAACTATGAACGTGTTAGAAAGTTTGCATTGCTTGATAAGCCCTTCACAATTGAAACAGGCGAAATAACTCCAAGCCTGAAGATTAAGCGAAAAGTTGTTGAGGAAAAATACAATTACCTGATTGAGAAAATGTATTTCGGTGGGATGGAGAAGGGTTAA
- a CDS encoding inositol monophosphatase, translating to MLNDIIQISKEAGELIRNAFGKTHLVEFKTNEQNLVTETDKASEKLITDFIKKKYPSHGILAEEGSELNKNAEYLWIIDPLDGTTNFTHGLPIFAVSIGVQKNGETIYGVVYDVMRDVIFSAEKNGGSFENEKKNSVSKNENLGHSVLVTGFPYNIKENPDKAFERFIAFLKEARAVRRLGSAAIDFCFVASGVFDGFWEVSLHPWDICAGKLIVEEAGGLVTDFDGKEIGIYSNRILATNKFVHQKIIDVMRRV from the coding sequence ATGCTTAACGACATAATCCAAATATCCAAAGAAGCCGGTGAGTTAATCAGAAATGCATTCGGCAAAACTCATTTAGTAGAATTCAAAACAAACGAACAAAATCTTGTTACCGAAACCGACAAAGCATCGGAAAAACTTATTACGGATTTTATAAAGAAAAAATATCCTTCTCACGGAATTTTAGCGGAAGAGGGAAGTGAGCTAAATAAAAATGCAGAATATCTCTGGATAATTGACCCTCTCGATGGAACAACTAATTTTACTCACGGACTTCCAATATTTGCAGTTTCAATTGGTGTTCAGAAAAACGGTGAGACAATTTACGGAGTTGTTTACGATGTTATGAGAGATGTAATTTTTTCTGCAGAGAAAAATGGAGGCAGTTTTGAAAACGAGAAAAAAAATTCTGTTAGTAAAAATGAAAACCTCGGGCACAGTGTTTTAGTTACCGGGTTTCCGTACAACATAAAAGAAAATCCTGATAAAGCTTTTGAAAGATTTATCGCTTTCTTAAAAGAAGCCCGTGCTGTACGAAGACTTGGTTCCGCAGCAATTGATTTTTGTTTTGTTGCAAGCGGAGTATTTGATGGATTCTGGGAAGTTTCTCTTCACCCATGGGATATTTGTGCTGGAAAATTAATTGTTGAAGAAGCAGGCGGACTTGTTACAGATTTTGATGGGAAAGAAATTGGTATTTATTCAAATAGAATCCTTGCAACAAATAAATTCGTCCATCAAAAAATTATTGATGTGATGAGACGAGTTTAA
- a CDS encoding T9SS type A sorting domain-containing protein, translating into MSSHNNHPKLVWQKNPEQDVDYYRIYRKKGTGNYTLLTTVSVSLPTEYVDNEETVCNPPPGAHCENEVVAKYYITAVDLTSKVSLPSNEVEAILQGTPPSKPTADNPFNGAVYAYSLSQNYPNPFNPTTTISYSIKSPGLVSLKVYDILGTEVASLVNENQEAGNYSVEFNAYNLTSGIYFYTLTSGNFVETKKLILLK; encoded by the coding sequence ATGAGTTCTCATAATAATCATCCTAAATTAGTTTGGCAGAAAAATCCTGAACAGGATGTGGATTATTATCGTATTTACAGGAAGAAAGGTACAGGAAATTACACTTTGCTTACAACTGTTTCTGTTTCATTACCAACTGAATATGTTGATAATGAAGAAACAGTTTGTAATCCTCCACCCGGTGCGCATTGTGAAAATGAAGTTGTAGCTAAGTATTATATTACGGCTGTTGACTTAACATCAAAAGTTTCATTACCATCAAATGAAGTTGAAGCAATATTACAAGGAACTCCTCCATCAAAACCAACTGCTGATAACCCTTTCAATGGAGCCGTGTATGCTTATTCGTTAAGTCAGAATTACCCAAACCCATTCAATCCCACTACAACAATAAGCTACTCAATTAAATCACCAGGTTTGGTATCATTAAAAGTATATGATATACTCGGAACAGAAGTAGCATCTTTGGTTAATGAAAATCAGGAAGCAGGCAACTATTCTGTCGAATTTAATGCCTACAACTTGACCAGTGGAATTTATTTCTACACACTCACCTCTGGTAATTTTGTGGAAACTAAAAAACTAATTCTGCTTAAGTAG
- a CDS encoding T9SS type A sorting domain-containing protein, whose protein sequence is MNKIFLFLVFGLSAIIVAQKNTFNKEAELRRFVAQGGKVEEISPNVYKLTYRTGESRVFSLNRKENTDVNNNSVDTTIINMWEIDTTKYNNKFTFWQRVALNNDYVFTPPYVDDLNRNGRPEIYGKHHSSFLGINGGPVEVYERNENGVFGPLYAYEDSATLSVKAMGELHSSGEKEIFMNYYNDTIPQFVVYRSDSIGVLPTTFDFIFYYSIPFFSIYDMTLGEFDKNGIPDCAFISSDANGIPLIIISEFKDSTNNFSTVYEQITSDTTTVNVPSGFAINDFNYNGKTELVSGTTQGIIYSIEATKENLYELIWQSNFSTFNAYMKTTTNDIDGNGKPEFWIGGQDFVEGITRLECYEANGDNNYEPVAMIELRYINSLYTFYLQSTDLDRDNKEELILSVANTILILKFEGSPNNHQYGIYYVKIGEATEPTVEFLPLNIADLNGDGKIDILLPFQKSENGQAINFSYILKQNGAVGVEQLNTDSISFDIYIKSYPVPFNSISSVRFSIVKEGFVKIKIYNSLGKEIKTLLEEQLSPGEYETHWEAKDKYGNPLSSGIYFISLQTDNVFKTTKTILLK, encoded by the coding sequence ATGAATAAAATATTTTTATTCCTGGTTTTTGGATTAAGTGCAATTATTGTTGCACAGAAAAACACATTCAACAAAGAAGCTGAGTTACGAAGGTTTGTTGCACAAGGCGGCAAGGTTGAAGAAATCTCTCCGAATGTTTACAAGCTAACATACAGAACGGGAGAAAGCAGAGTATTTAGCCTGAACCGAAAAGAAAATACCGATGTTAATAATAACTCTGTTGATACAACAATAATAAATATGTGGGAAATTGATACTACCAAATACAACAACAAATTTACATTTTGGCAAAGAGTTGCTTTAAATAATGACTATGTTTTTACTCCACCATATGTAGATGATTTAAATAGAAACGGCAGACCCGAAATTTATGGTAAACATCATTCTTCTTTTCTAGGGATTAATGGAGGACCAGTTGAAGTTTACGAAAGAAATGAAAATGGAGTATTTGGACCGCTCTATGCATATGAAGATTCTGCTACATTATCTGTAAAAGCTATGGGTGAATTGCACAGCAGTGGCGAAAAAGAGATATTTATGAATTATTATAACGATACAATACCACAATTTGTTGTTTATAGAAGCGATTCTATAGGTGTTTTGCCAACTACTTTTGATTTCATTTTTTATTATAGCATCCCATTTTTCTCAATATATGATATGACCCTTGGTGAATTTGATAAAAACGGCATACCTGATTGTGCTTTTATAAGTTCTGATGCAAATGGTATCCCATTAATTATTATTAGTGAATTCAAGGATAGCACAAATAATTTTTCAACTGTTTATGAACAAATTACGTCTGATACAACTACTGTAAATGTTCCATCGGGATTTGCGATTAATGATTTCAACTACAATGGTAAAACTGAATTAGTATCAGGTACTACACAAGGGATAATATACTCTATTGAAGCTACTAAAGAGAATCTTTATGAGTTAATCTGGCAGAGTAATTTTTCTACATTCAATGCATATATGAAAACCACAACAAATGATATTGATGGAAACGGAAAGCCGGAATTCTGGATTGGCGGGCAGGATTTTGTTGAAGGCATTACACGACTTGAATGTTACGAGGCAAACGGAGATAATAACTACGAACCTGTTGCAATGATTGAATTAAGATATATAAATTCACTTTACACTTTTTACCTGCAGTCAACTGACCTTGACAGAGATAATAAAGAAGAACTTATTTTATCTGTTGCAAATACTATCTTAATATTAAAGTTTGAAGGCTCACCGAACAATCATCAATATGGAATTTATTATGTAAAAATTGGTGAAGCTACTGAGCCAACCGTTGAGTTCCTCCCATTGAATATTGCAGATTTAAATGGAGATGGAAAAATTGATATTCTTTTACCATTCCAAAAATCTGAAAATGGTCAAGCTATAAATTTTAGCTATATACTAAAACAAAATGGTGCAGTAGGTGTTGAACAATTAAATACTGATTCAATTAGTTTTGATATATATATAAAAAGTTATCCTGTTCCATTCAACTCAATATCATCAGTTAGATTTTCAATAGTAAAGGAAGGTTTTGTAAAAATTAAAATTTATAATTCATTAGGGAAAGAAATAAAAACACTGTTAGAAGAGCAACTTTCTCCCGGGGAATATGAAACCCACTGGGAAGCAAAAGACAAATACGGTAATCCACTTTCAAGCGGAATTTACTTTATCAGTCTCCAGACAGACAATGTCTTTAAAACAACTAAAACAATTCTTTTAAAATAA
- the lon gene encoding endopeptidase La, producing the protein MSENNSIVDSIPEELPILPLRDIVIFPYMIFPVLVGREQSIRAANYAVEHTKYIFLSTQKKSAVEDPSIKDLYPEGTVAKIVQILKLPNGLMKILVDGLFQAKIIEFTNNKSFFEGKIELIIPGVENDHEMNAMIRQMTQLFKDYVKISKNVPKDTITAFDNIEEPDRKLFYAAANINQSIEVKQTILQKFTLKEQYLEVIKVLNSEIDILRIEKEIDNKVQENIAKTQRKFIIQEQIKILQDELGEDEDASPEFVKIREQIKKAKMPKEVEDKAFEEFNKLRKTPPMSPESTVIRNYLDWLVGVPWSNKSKDNLNIKHVQKILDEDHFGLEKPKERIIEHIAVLNLVKQMKGQILCFVGPPGVGKTSLGKSIARALGRNFVRISLGGVRDEAEIRGHRRTYIGSMPGKIIQSMKRAGTINPVILLDEIDKMSMDFRGDPSSAMLEVLDPEQNHTFNDHYLEVDYNLQQVMFITTANIRYNIPLPLQDRMEIIELPGYLEYDKLEIAKKHLIPKQLKAHGLENKNIEFNENAIKKIIGEYTREAGVRNLEREIASIFRKLAKEIVVKESTNGKNKKKSKYVITEELVEEYLKTPRYRYQRHSKGNKVGSVTGLAWTSTGGELLSVDVTIMNGAGKLNLTGQLGNVMKESAQAALSYLRASAKHLGLNPDFFKGREIHIHLPEGAIPKDGPSAGVAMAMAMLSAISGKPASNNVAMTGEITLTGSVLAIGGLTEKLLAAKRNNIKTVLIPKENEIDLKEVSDKVKSGLDIITIDKAEQAIPFLFDGVKSKKTAEVKKEKTTKKNR; encoded by the coding sequence ATGTCTGAAAATAATTCAATAGTAGATAGCATACCCGAAGAATTGCCAATTTTACCACTGAGAGATATCGTAATCTTTCCTTATATGATATTTCCTGTGCTTGTTGGCAGAGAACAATCTATCCGAGCAGCAAATTATGCTGTTGAGCACACAAAATACATTTTCTTATCAACACAAAAAAAATCAGCAGTTGAGGATCCTTCAATAAAAGATTTATATCCGGAAGGTACAGTTGCAAAAATTGTTCAGATATTAAAACTGCCAAATGGATTAATGAAAATTCTCGTTGATGGTTTGTTCCAGGCAAAGATAATTGAGTTCACGAATAATAAAAGTTTCTTTGAAGGTAAAATTGAATTAATAATTCCGGGTGTTGAGAATGACCATGAAATGAACGCTATGATCAGACAAATGACGCAGTTGTTTAAGGATTATGTGAAGATCAGTAAGAACGTACCAAAGGATACAATAACTGCTTTTGATAATATCGAAGAACCTGACAGAAAACTTTTTTATGCTGCGGCAAATATCAATCAGTCAATTGAAGTCAAGCAAACTATTCTTCAAAAATTTACACTTAAAGAACAATATCTTGAAGTAATCAAAGTATTGAATTCTGAAATTGATATACTTAGAATTGAAAAGGAGATCGATAACAAAGTCCAGGAAAACATTGCAAAGACACAACGTAAGTTTATCATACAGGAACAAATAAAAATTTTGCAGGATGAACTCGGAGAAGATGAAGATGCATCGCCGGAATTTGTGAAGATACGCGAACAGATTAAGAAAGCTAAGATGCCGAAGGAAGTTGAGGATAAAGCTTTTGAAGAATTCAACAAGCTTAGAAAAACTCCGCCAATGTCTCCTGAATCAACAGTGATAAGAAATTATCTTGATTGGCTTGTTGGTGTTCCGTGGAGTAATAAATCAAAAGACAATCTGAACATCAAGCACGTTCAGAAAATTCTGGATGAAGATCATTTCGGTCTTGAAAAACCAAAAGAAAGAATCATTGAACATATTGCTGTTTTGAATTTAGTAAAACAGATGAAAGGACAAATTTTGTGTTTTGTCGGACCTCCCGGAGTTGGAAAAACTTCTCTCGGTAAGTCAATTGCCAGAGCTCTCGGAAGAAATTTTGTTCGTATCAGTCTCGGCGGTGTTCGTGATGAAGCTGAAATTCGCGGTCACAGAAGAACTTACATTGGCTCAATGCCCGGTAAAATAATTCAATCAATGAAACGAGCCGGAACTATTAATCCTGTTATTCTTCTCGATGAAATTGATAAAATGAGTATGGATTTCAGAGGTGATCCTTCATCAGCAATGCTCGAAGTTCTAGATCCGGAACAGAATCATACTTTTAACGATCACTATCTTGAAGTTGATTACAATCTTCAGCAAGTAATGTTCATAACTACTGCAAACATTCGTTACAACATTCCTCTTCCGCTTCAGGACAGAATGGAAATAATTGAACTCCCCGGTTATCTTGAATATGATAAACTGGAAATTGCAAAGAAACATCTAATACCAAAACAATTAAAAGCTCACGGACTTGAAAATAAAAATATTGAGTTTAATGAAAATGCGATTAAAAAAATTATCGGTGAATACACAAGAGAGGCAGGAGTTAGAAATCTTGAAAGAGAGATTGCTTCGATTTTCAGAAAGCTCGCAAAAGAAATCGTTGTAAAAGAATCGACAAATGGAAAAAATAAAAAGAAATCTAAATATGTTATCACCGAAGAATTGGTTGAAGAATATCTGAAAACTCCAAGATACAGATATCAGAGACATAGCAAAGGAAACAAAGTAGGCAGCGTAACCGGATTAGCATGGACAAGTACAGGCGGTGAATTACTTTCTGTTGATGTTACAATTATGAACGGAGCTGGAAAATTAAATCTCACAGGTCAGCTTGGAAATGTTATGAAAGAATCAGCTCAGGCAGCCTTGAGCTATCTTAGAGCTTCTGCTAAACACTTAGGTTTAAATCCGGATTTCTTTAAAGGAAGAGAAATTCATATTCATTTACCCGAAGGTGCAATTCCAAAAGATGGTCCGTCCGCAGGAGTTGCGATGGCAATGGCAATGCTTTCAGCAATAAGCGGTAAACCCGCATCGAACAATGTTGCAATGACTGGTGAAATAACTTTGACAGGTTCAGTTCTTGCGATTGGTGGGCTGACAGAAAAACTTTTAGCTGCAAAAAGAAACAACATTAAAACAGTTCTTATTCCAAAAGAAAATGAAATTGATTTGAAAGAAGTGTCGGATAAAGTTAAATCAGGGTTAGATATTATCACAATTGATAAAGCAGAACAGGCTATTCCATTTCTGTTTGATGGAGTCAAATCGAAAAAAACTGCTGAAGTGAAAAAAGAAAAAACAACAAAGAAAAATAGATGA
- a CDS encoding GAF domain-containing protein, which translates to MIEEIRIDKHLSEEERYRLLVSQIKSLLMKEDNLISNLSNFTAIIKDTFDKISWVGFYLFNGEKLYLGPFQGKVACTNIEIGKGVCGTAARKRETIIVADVDMFPGHIACDSSSKSEIVIPLIQTGKLLGVLDIDSYELNSFGIIDKNYLEEICKFLCDEIFPSNNKK; encoded by the coding sequence ATGATTGAGGAAATCAGAATTGATAAACATCTGTCTGAAGAAGAACGGTACAGACTTCTTGTTTCTCAAATAAAATCTCTTCTGATGAAAGAAGATAATTTAATTTCCAATCTTTCAAACTTTACCGCTATCATCAAAGATACTTTCGATAAAATTAGTTGGGTCGGTTTCTATCTTTTCAACGGCGAAAAACTATATCTCGGACCTTTCCAGGGAAAAGTTGCCTGCACCAATATCGAAATAGGAAAAGGTGTCTGCGGAACTGCTGCCAGAAAAAGAGAGACGATAATAGTTGCTGATGTTGATATGTTTCCCGGTCACATTGCCTGCGACAGCAGTTCAAAATCAGAAATTGTTATCCCACTAATTCAAACCGGTAAATTACTCGGTGTTCTGGATATTGACAGTTATGAACTGAATTCTTTTGGAATAATTGACAAAAATTATTTAGAAGAAATTTGTAAATTTCTATGTGATGAAATCTTTCCATCAAACAATAAAAAGTAA
- the dnaX gene encoding DNA polymerase III subunit gamma/tau yields MSNFVVTARKWRPQRFEDVVGQEHITSTLKNAIKEKRIAHAYLFTGPRGVGKTTTARILAKTLNCENRKNSEPCNECEMCKSIQSSQLIDIIEIDGASNRGIDEIRTLRDSVKYAPTRGKYKVYIIDEVHMLTKESFNAFLKTLEEPPEHVIFIFATTDVHKVPLTIISRCQRYDFRRIQLDKIKETLKMIADEEKIKIDDKTLTIIAKKADGALRDAESYFDQIVAFSKGKIDAELVTQMLNLIDEEIYFHISDAVINRDFKVVFQSSEKIYENGWDFSDLLDGLTEHFRNILSVVITDSTDNIETADVYKSKYLSYSNKFSESDILRLLNFLNKSQQELRYSQNQKLKIEIILSHLIGLENSKTISELVSEVDRTDSKNISVKEPAKTFYSSEPTSKKKAGNNQVALKKPESVEDSQTSKTDNPIPQPHLDFEEVVKKWEGFIESINSEKGFTLGPALKNFSLLSLKDNNLYFSSVNEADINIFRINEKYLTKKSEEFFGRRFNFSISHTKILNSDKPQKNLESDSASTASPDPYEEIILNELDGEKIA; encoded by the coding sequence ATGAGCAATTTTGTAGTAACAGCAAGAAAGTGGAGACCGCAGCGATTTGAAGATGTTGTTGGTCAGGAACATATAACAAGCACGCTGAAGAATGCAATCAAAGAAAAAAGAATTGCGCATGCATATTTGTTTACCGGTCCACGCGGTGTTGGTAAAACTACAACCGCAAGAATTCTTGCAAAGACATTAAACTGTGAGAACAGAAAAAACTCAGAACCCTGCAATGAATGTGAAATGTGTAAATCAATTCAGAGTTCTCAGCTGATTGATATAATCGAAATTGATGGTGCATCGAACAGAGGAATTGATGAAATCAGGACTTTGAGAGATTCAGTTAAATACGCACCAACTCGTGGAAAATATAAGGTTTACATTATTGATGAAGTGCATATGCTGACAAAAGAATCATTCAATGCATTTCTGAAAACACTTGAGGAACCACCGGAACATGTCATCTTTATCTTTGCAACTACAGATGTTCATAAAGTTCCACTTACAATTATTTCGAGATGCCAGAGATACGATTTCAGAAGAATCCAGCTCGATAAAATAAAAGAGACTCTGAAGATGATCGCTGATGAGGAAAAAATAAAAATCGATGATAAAACGCTGACAATCATTGCAAAGAAAGCTGATGGTGCATTACGTGATGCTGAAAGTTATTTTGATCAGATTGTAGCATTCTCCAAGGGAAAAATTGATGCAGAGCTTGTAACACAAATGCTCAACCTGATTGATGAAGAAATTTATTTTCATATTTCAGATGCAGTAATTAATAGAGACTTCAAAGTTGTATTTCAAAGTTCTGAAAAAATCTATGAAAATGGCTGGGACTTCAGCGATTTGCTGGATGGTTTAACCGAACATTTCAGAAATATTTTATCAGTTGTAATAACTGATTCTACAGATAATATCGAAACTGCAGATGTTTATAAATCAAAATATTTAAGCTACTCGAATAAATTCTCTGAAAGTGATATTCTCCGACTTCTTAACTTTCTGAATAAATCGCAGCAAGAACTTCGCTATTCACAAAATCAAAAACTGAAAATTGAAATTATCCTTAGCCATCTGATTGGTCTCGAAAATTCAAAAACTATCTCAGAATTAGTTTCAGAAGTTGATAGAACCGATTCAAAAAATATCAGTGTAAAAGAACCAGCAAAAACTTTCTACTCCTCCGAACCTACTTCTAAAAAAAAAGCAGGCAATAATCAGGTCGCTCTGAAAAAACCTGAATCTGTTGAAGACTCACAAACATCCAAAACGGATAATCCAATTCCGCAGCCGCATTTAGACTTTGAAGAAGTTGTCAAAAAATGGGAAGGATTTATCGAATCTATTAATTCGGAAAAAGGATTTACTCTCGGACCTGCCTTGAAAAATTTCAGTCTTCTATCATTAAAAGATAATAATTTGTATTTTTCATCTGTGAACGAAGCTGATATAAACATATTCAGAATCAACGAAAAATATCTGACAAAAAAATCAGAAGAATTTTTTGGTCGAAGATTTAATTTTTCAATTAGTCATACAAAAATCCTTAATAGCGACAAGCCTCAAAAAAACCTGGAATCAGATTCCGCATCCACCGCTTCACCAGATCCTTACGAAGAGATAATACTTAACGAACTTGACGGCGAAAAAATTGCTTAA
- a CDS encoding (d)CMP kinase encodes MSKGLVVAIDGPAGSGKSTSAKLIAQKLGYIYIDTGAMYRAITYLALQNGAIGDEIRIIELARRCKIDLKFEDGEVIVLLNDKNVSKDIRSTEVNEHVSEVSRISEVRKLLVEKQRDMGEREKGIVMEGRDIGTVVFPNADVKIFLTASLDIRADRRAREYLEKGSRVLVNDIRENLSNRDKIDSSRNDSPLTKAADAIEVDTTNVSIDQQVNLILEEVQKAATKKNIQLKINKPAN; translated from the coding sequence ATGTCAAAAGGACTTGTTGTAGCAATTGATGGTCCTGCCGGTTCCGGAAAAAGCACTTCGGCTAAGCTTATCGCTCAAAAACTTGGTTACATATACATAGACACAGGTGCAATGTACCGTGCGATAACTTACCTTGCTCTTCAAAACGGAGCAATTGGTGATGAAATCAGAATAATTGAACTGGCAAGGAGATGTAAAATTGATCTTAAGTTTGAAGATGGTGAAGTTATTGTTCTTTTAAATGATAAGAATGTTTCAAAAGATATTCGTTCAACTGAAGTCAACGAGCATGTAAGTGAAGTGAGCAGAATCAGCGAAGTGAGAAAATTGCTTGTAGAAAAACAAAGAGATATGGGTGAAAGAGAAAAAGGTATTGTTATGGAAGGTAGAGATATCGGAACAGTTGTTTTTCCAAATGCTGATGTCAAAATCTTCTTAACAGCATCTCTTGATATACGCGCAGACCGTCGAGCCAGAGAATATCTTGAAAAAGGATCACGCGTTCTTGTTAATGATATCAGAGAAAATTTATCAAACAGAGATAAAATTGATTCAAGCAGGAATGATAGTCCATTAACAAAAGCAGCAGATGCCATTGAAGTTGATACAACTAATGTTTCAATTGATCAGCAAGTAAATTTGATATTAGAAGAAGTACAAAAAGCTGCAACGAAAAAAAATATTCAATTAAAAATTAATAAACCGGCTAACTAA